CCAAGTGCCGGCGACGCCTTCGACCTCAGCCTGTCCGCCGAGCTTTCCTTCCGAGCCGACCTCGCGCGCGACGCGCGTCACCTCGGAGGCAAACGCGTTGAGCTGGTCGACCATCGTGTTGATCGTGTCTTTGAGTTCGAGGATCTCACCGCGAACGTCGACGGTGATCTTCTTCGAAAGGTCGCCCTTGGCGACGGCGGTCGTCACCTCCGCGATGTTGCGGACTTGGTTCGTCAGATTTCCGGCCATCGTATTGACCGAATCGGTGAGGTCTTTCCAGGTTCCGGCGACCCCCTTGACGGTCGCCTGGCCGCCGAGCTTTCCCTCGGAGCCGACCTCGCGCGCGACGCGCGTCACCTCGGAGGCAAACGCGTTGAGCTGGTCGACCATCGTGTTGATCGTGCCTTTGAGCTCGCGGATCTCACCGCGCGCTTCGACGGTGATCTTCTTGGAAAGATCGCCGTTCGCGACGGCGGTCGTGACCTCGGCGATGTTGCGCACCTGGTTGGTCAAGTTGCCGGCCATCGTATTGACCGAATCCGTGAGATCTTTCCAGGTCCCCGCGACGTCTTTGACGACGGCTTGGCCGCCGAGCTTTCCCTCGGAACCAACCTCGCGCGCAACCCGAATGACCTCCGACGCAAAGGCATTGAGCTGGCCGACCATCGTGTTGATCAATCGGCTGGAGTGAAGAAATTCGCCCTTGAGGGGGCGCCCGTCGGTCTCGAGGGCCATTCTTTGAGAAAGGTCGCCCTTAGCGACCGCGCCGAGCACGCGTCGCGCTTCGGCCATCGGGTGCGTCAGGTCGGCGATCAGGGAGTTCACGGAGTCGATGTACTCGCGCCACGCGCCCTTCGCCGGTCCGAGCGAGGCTCGTTGCGAGATCCGTCCTTCGCGGCCGACGACGGTGCTGACGCGCTCCAGCTCTTTTGCGAGGCCGGCGTTGAGCTCTATGCAGTCGTTGAAGGCAGCGGCGATTTCACCCTCCACACCAGAGAGGTCGAGTGGAAGCCGCGCGGTGAAGTCGCCACGGCGGGAGGCGCGCAGCGCGGCGAGCAGCCGGCGTTGCCCGCGCGCAGTCGCCTCTCGCTTTGGAGCAGTGGTCGGCATGATGAAGTCTCCCAGGGTAGCCCTCGGTTTGTTCCCGCTCAGAGATAGCGTTTAACATTGGCGGGACCTGGAGAAGAACGAGTGGTGCGCTCGCTTGATCGCCCGGACGATCGGCTTAACCGCGTACTGGAAGTCTTGGTCCAAGCCGGGCACGCCTTGCGGCTTTGTCCCGACATCGATGAAGCGCTTGCGCAGATCGCGGGTTCGTTGGTTGAGGATTTCTGCCGCTACTGTTCGATCGACGTTTCGACCGAAGCGGTCGAACGTTGCGATTTTCGGGCCGAGGCCGGCAGCTTCGATCCGCACGCGGGCGGCGAGCGGACGATAGTCCAGCCGCTCAACGACGGCCGCCGCGCGTTAGGACGAATAACGTGTCAGGCCCCCGCCGGCCAAGAGTTCGACGACGTGGTGCGTCAAGCGATCCGTTTGCTGGCGACGCAGCTGGCCGTCGTGCTCGGCGGACAAGTGCTAATGATGCGGGAACACCGCGTCGCCGATCGGCTGCAGCGCGCGCTGCTCCCCGAGCGTTTGCCAACCATCGACGGCGCGGAATTTTACGCAGCGTACCGGCCGGCAAGCGCCGAGGCAGAGGTCGGCGGCGACTGGTTCGACGCGTTTAGCTTAGCGGATCAGCGCGTCGGTATTTCGCTCGGCGATGTCGCCGGCCACGGTCTCGAGGCCGCCGTCATCATGGGTGAGGTGCGTCAAGCGATCCGGGCCGCTGCGGTTGCCGCAGCGAGCCCCGCAAGCGTGCTCGAGCACGTCAATCAAATCATCGCGCTGCAGGACTCCGTCGGAATGGTCACCGCGATCTTCGGCATCTACGATCCGCAGACGAGCACGCTGGTCTATGCGGTCGCCGGCCATCCGCCGCCGCTGCTGGCGTTGCCGCGCGGCTTCGCTCGGCGCTTACCCGGCGGCGGTCTGCCGCTGGGCTGTGCGCCCGCGGTCCAGAGCCGCGACTGGACCTTTACCCTCGCTGCCGGCGCCTCGGCCGTCTTTTATACCGACGGATTAATCGAGAACGAACGCGCTCCGATAGCCGGAGAACAGCGTCTGCTCGAAGTCGTGCGCAATCTCGTACGCGAGTGCGGCGAGCCCGGCTCGCACGTGGAAGATCCCGCAGCGGCGCTACTGGAGCGAGTCTTTCGCGGCACGCCGAATCGCGACGATGCCGCCGTTTTATTGCTTTCGCGCACCGCACCGGTATCGACCTATCTTTTTTCGGCCGTTCCGATCGCCGCGCCGATCGCGCGCGCAATCGTCGAGCGCGATATCGAGCCGCTCGGGGTCGACGGCGAGCGTCGTTTCGATCTCCTGATCGCACTCGGCGAGGCAGTCGCCAACGCCATCGAGCACGGATACCGCGATGCGCCGCCAGGTCTCATTCGTCTAAGGCTCGAGCACAACGGCCGGCAGCTGGTGATGACGATCGAAGACTTCGGTCACTGGAAGCCGTTCGCCCGATCGGACGTGCGCGGGCGCGGCATCGAGCTGATGCACGCGTGCATGGATAGCGTGCAGATTC
This genomic window from Candidatus Cybelea sp. contains:
- a CDS encoding SpoIIE family protein phosphatase codes for the protein MVRSLDRPDDRLNRVLEVLVQAGHALRLCPDIDEALAQIAGSLVEDFCRYCSIDVSTEAVERCDFRAEAGSFDPHAGGERTIVQPLNDGRRALGRITCQAPAGQEFDDVVRQAIRLLATQLAVVLGGQVLMMREHRVADRLQRALLPERLPTIDGAEFYAAYRPASAEAEVGGDWFDAFSLADQRVGISLGDVAGHGLEAAVIMGEVRQAIRAAAVAAASPASVLEHVNQIIALQDSVGMVTAIFGIYDPQTSTLVYAVAGHPPPLLALPRGFARRLPGGGLPLGCAPAVQSRDWTFTLAAGASAVFYTDGLIENERAPIAGEQRLLEVVRNLVRECGEPGSHVEDPAAALLERVFRGTPNRDDAAVLLLSRTAPVSTYLFSAVPIAAPIARAIVERDIEPLGVDGERRFDLLIALGEAVANAIEHGYRDAPPGLIRLRLEHNGRQLVMTIEDFGHWKPFARSDVRGRGIELMHACMDSVQIQSTRDSTKIVLKAALAS